The Streptomyces sp. NBC_01775 genome includes a region encoding these proteins:
- a CDS encoding carbohydrate ABC transporter permease, which yields MTTVTAKGGSSETPAPAPASAGARPKTPLAARVASATGHWAVRFALVVIGLFWLMPTAGLLSSSLRDPAEISISGWWKIFDFNGSFPWIIDSGQLTWSNYDALFANEQVMDSLLTTVLITVPATALVVIFGALAGYAFAWMDFPGRDWWFMGVVGLLVVPVQVALIPVAKLFGTLGLFETTPGVILFHTAFGLPFAIFLLRNFFAEIPRELLEAARLDGAGEIRLFTRVILPLGGPAIASLGIFQFLWVWNDMLVALIFADSTNPPVTVALQQQVRQFGNNIDVLAPGAFISMLVPLAVFFAFQKQFVSGVMAGAVK from the coding sequence ATGACCACGGTGACCGCGAAGGGCGGCTCTTCCGAGACACCCGCCCCGGCCCCGGCTTCGGCCGGCGCCCGGCCCAAGACCCCGCTCGCCGCCCGGGTGGCCTCGGCCACCGGGCACTGGGCGGTACGGTTCGCACTCGTCGTCATCGGCCTGTTCTGGCTGATGCCGACGGCCGGGCTGCTCAGCTCCTCGCTGCGCGACCCGGCGGAGATCTCCATATCCGGCTGGTGGAAGATCTTCGACTTCAACGGCAGCTTCCCGTGGATCATCGACAGCGGGCAGCTGACCTGGTCCAACTACGACGCGCTGTTCGCCAACGAGCAGGTGATGGACTCCCTGCTCACCACGGTCCTGATCACCGTCCCGGCCACCGCGCTGGTCGTGATCTTCGGCGCGCTGGCGGGTTACGCCTTCGCGTGGATGGACTTCCCCGGCCGCGACTGGTGGTTCATGGGAGTCGTCGGGCTGCTGGTGGTGCCCGTACAGGTGGCGCTGATCCCGGTGGCCAAGCTGTTCGGCACGCTGGGCCTCTTCGAGACGACGCCGGGTGTGATCCTCTTCCACACCGCCTTCGGCCTGCCCTTCGCCATCTTCCTGCTGCGCAACTTCTTCGCGGAGATCCCCCGCGAACTGCTGGAGGCCGCGCGGCTGGACGGGGCGGGAGAGATCCGGCTGTTCACCCGGGTGATCCTGCCGCTGGGCGGGCCGGCCATCGCCTCGCTGGGCATCTTCCAGTTCCTGTGGGTGTGGAACGACATGCTGGTCGCGCTGATCTTCGCCGACTCCACGAACCCGCCGGTCACGGTCGCCCTCCAGCAGCAGGTACGGCAGTTCGGCAACAACATCGACGTGCTGGCGCCCGGCGCCTTCATCTCGATGCTCGTCCCGCTGGCGGTCTTCTTCGCCTTCCAGAAGCAGTTCGTCTCCGGCGTGATGGCCGGCGCGGTGAAGTAG
- a CDS encoding decaprenyl-phosphate phosphoribosyltransferase encodes MAERTTLVHARGGEEPAGPDLGAPALSSPAPEAGPGGFAGCVYGLLLTARPRQWIKNLLVVAAPAAAGQLASVATAARLALVFALFTAAASAVYLLNDARDAEADRAHPDKCRRPVAAGTVPVGLAYAAGGVLAPASAASAALLCNTATAALLAGYVAMQVAYCLLLKRILVVDLAVVTAGFVMRAMCGGLALGIPLSRWFLITAGFGALFMVAAKRYSEALLVGEGEGETRALLREYTVGYLRFVWQLAAGAAVLAYCLWALESDGGGSSLWRQLSMVPLILAVLRYAVFADRGAAGSPEDVLLRDRPLGVTGLCWGLLYGLSVAGL; translated from the coding sequence ATGGCTGAGCGGACCACGCTGGTCCACGCGCGGGGCGGCGAGGAGCCGGCCGGGCCCGACCTTGGCGCCCCGGCTCTGTCCTCCCCTGCCCCGGAGGCCGGGCCGGGGGGCTTCGCCGGGTGCGTGTACGGGCTGCTGCTGACCGCGCGGCCCCGGCAGTGGATCAAGAACCTCCTGGTCGTCGCCGCGCCCGCCGCCGCAGGACAGCTCGCCTCGGTCGCCACGGCGGCCCGGCTCGCGCTGGTCTTCGCCCTGTTCACCGCGGCGGCCTCGGCCGTCTACCTCCTCAACGACGCGCGGGACGCCGAGGCCGACCGGGCGCACCCTGACAAGTGCCGCCGCCCCGTCGCCGCCGGGACCGTGCCGGTGGGGCTGGCGTACGCGGCGGGCGGCGTGCTCGCGCCGGCCTCGGCCGCGTCGGCGGCGCTGCTGTGCAACACGGCGACCGCGGCGCTGCTGGCCGGCTATGTGGCCATGCAGGTCGCCTACTGTCTGCTGCTCAAGCGGATCCTGGTCGTCGATCTGGCCGTGGTGACCGCCGGGTTCGTGATGCGCGCGATGTGCGGCGGGCTCGCGCTGGGCATTCCGCTGTCGCGCTGGTTCCTGATCACGGCCGGGTTCGGGGCGCTGTTCATGGTCGCCGCCAAGCGCTACTCGGAGGCGCTGCTGGTCGGCGAGGGCGAGGGGGAGACCAGGGCGCTGCTGCGGGAGTACACCGTCGGCTATCTGCGCTTCGTGTGGCAGCTCGCCGCCGGTGCCGCCGTGCTGGCCTACTGCCTGTGGGCGCTGGAGTCCGACGGGGGAGGGTCCTCGCTGTGGCGGCAGCTGTCGATGGTGCCGCTGATCCTGGCGGTGCTGCGGTACGCCGTCTTCGCCGACCGTGGCGCGGCCGGCTCCCCCGAGGACGTGCTGCTGCGCGACCGTCCGCTGGGCGTCACGGGCCTGTGCTGGGGTCTGCTGTACGGGCTGTCGGTCGCGGGGCTGTGA
- a CDS encoding decaprenylphospho-beta-D-erythro-pentofuranosid-2-ulose 2-reductase produces the protein MKDAFGTPQSLLVLGGTSEIALATARRFMARRARTVWLAGRPGPGLDAAAAGLREEAAAHGIEVSVRTAPFDALAPETHEEVLGKVFAEGDIDLVLLAFGVLGDQRHDEQHPLSAVRVTRTNYTGAVSAGLVCANALRTQGHGSLVVLSSVAAERARRANFVYGSSKAGLDAFAQGLGDALHGSGVHVMVVRPGFVRTRMTAGLRPAPFATTPGAVAEAIAHGVRRRARTVWVPGVLGPVMTALRHLPRPLFRRLPG, from the coding sequence ATGAAGGACGCCTTCGGCACCCCGCAGTCCCTGCTCGTTCTCGGCGGCACCTCCGAGATCGCGCTCGCCACAGCGCGCCGCTTCATGGCCCGTCGCGCCCGCACCGTCTGGCTGGCCGGGCGGCCCGGACCCGGGCTGGACGCGGCGGCGGCCGGGCTGCGCGAGGAGGCGGCGGCGCACGGCATCGAGGTGAGCGTCCGCACCGCGCCCTTCGACGCGCTCGCACCCGAGACGCACGAGGAGGTGCTCGGCAAGGTCTTCGCCGAGGGCGACATCGACCTCGTCCTCCTCGCCTTCGGCGTGCTGGGCGACCAGCGGCACGACGAACAGCACCCCCTGTCGGCCGTGCGGGTCACCCGGACGAACTACACCGGCGCGGTCTCCGCCGGCCTGGTGTGCGCCAACGCCCTGCGTACCCAGGGCCATGGCTCGCTGGTGGTCCTCTCCTCGGTCGCCGCCGAGCGCGCCCGCCGCGCCAACTTCGTCTACGGCTCCAGCAAGGCCGGTCTGGACGCCTTCGCGCAGGGGCTCGGCGACGCGCTGCACGGCTCGGGCGTCCACGTGATGGTGGTCAGGCCCGGCTTCGTCCGCACCCGGATGACGGCGGGTCTGCGCCCCGCGCCGTTCGCCACCACGCCGGGCGCCGTCGCCGAGGCGATCGCCCACGGGGTGCGCCGCAGGGCGCGGACGGTGTGGGTGCCGGGCGTTCTGGGCCCGGTGATGACGGCGCTGCGCCATCTGCCCCGTCCGCTCTTCAGGAGGCTGCCGGGCTGA
- a CDS encoding phosphatase PAP2 family protein, which translates to MRRWERRLLCALGDCAADARVAGAARALSWSGEHAAVWLLTGLAGAATDRTQRERWLRGTALVGAAHLASMGIKRVVRRPRPVLDGRAPLVRTWGQHSFPSSHAASAGAAALALGGLRPRTSVAVGIGSLATLTCLSRLVVGVHYPSDVLAGAALGALTVRLGRGRHG; encoded by the coding sequence ATGCGACGGTGGGAACGGCGGCTGCTGTGCGCCCTGGGCGACTGCGCGGCGGACGCACGGGTGGCCGGTGCGGCACGCGCGCTGTCCTGGAGCGGAGAGCACGCCGCCGTCTGGCTCCTGACCGGGCTCGCCGGTGCCGCCACAGACCGTACGCAGCGGGAGCGCTGGCTGCGGGGCACGGCGCTCGTGGGCGCCGCGCACCTGGCCAGCATGGGGATCAAGCGGGTCGTGCGCCGCCCGCGCCCCGTTCTGGACGGCCGCGCCCCGCTCGTGCGGACCTGGGGTCAGCACTCCTTCCCCAGCTCCCACGCGGCCTCGGCCGGCGCCGCCGCGCTCGCGCTCGGCGGACTGCGGCCCCGGACCTCGGTGGCCGTCGGTATCGGCTCGCTGGCGACGCTGACCTGCCTCTCCCGGCTGGTCGTCGGCGTCCACTACCCCTCGGACGTGCTCGCCGGAGCCGCGCTGGGCGCGCTGACCGTACGGCTGGGACGGGGGCGCCATGGCTGA
- a CDS encoding GtrA family protein → MTGAPRLPARARSFGAELGGFATVGVFAFAADVGAFLWLRGPVGLDPLLAKAVSFVAGCSVAYAGNALGPYRLRGRVGAGRWRRFGIFVLVNVAGAAVQLACLWTSRYGLGCTSVRADLVAGAGVGMVLATAVRFWGTRTLVFRATRTPAP, encoded by the coding sequence GTGACCGGTGCTCCCCGACTGCCCGCGCGGGCCCGCTCCTTCGGGGCCGAGCTGGGCGGGTTCGCGACCGTCGGCGTCTTCGCCTTCGCCGCCGACGTGGGTGCATTCCTGTGGCTGCGCGGCCCCGTCGGGCTCGACCCGCTGCTGGCCAAGGCGGTTTCGTTCGTCGCGGGCTGCTCGGTCGCCTATGCGGGGAACGCGCTGGGCCCCTACCGGCTGCGGGGGCGCGTCGGGGCGGGCCGATGGCGGCGCTTCGGGATCTTCGTGCTGGTCAACGTGGCGGGCGCGGCGGTGCAGTTGGCGTGCCTGTGGACCTCCCGCTACGGCCTCGGCTGCACCTCGGTGCGCGCCGATCTGGTGGCGGGCGCGGGGGTGGGGATGGTGCTGGCGACCGCGGTGCGGTTCTGGGGGACCCGCACCCTGGTCTTCCGCGCCACCCGCACCCCCGCGCCCTGA
- a CDS encoding bifunctional glycosyltransferase/CDP-glycerol:glycerophosphate glycerophosphotransferase, giving the protein MPLLSVIVPVHKVQAYVHECLDSVLTQSFTDFELIAVDDHSPDGCGAILDAYAEADPRVSVIHLAQNGGMGPARNAGTRRARGDYVLYLDSDDTLTPGALRAVADRLAATGDPDVLVFDFARTYWDGTTVRDTRADLLDQAIGQESAPAVATLAERPGLLRLMAVAWNKAYRRDFLQREGLSFPPGCYEDTPWTFPALLTARGIATLDRVCVHYRQRRTGSILSTTGRGHFDVFAQYDRLFAFLDRRPELERWRPELYRRMADHFAVIHSSGGRLPRSARAEFLRRGRQHCRRYRPASSEAFLRQPLRLRLRRLLVRLGSHRTFRLLSHASRLRTAVRTRLRGLRALARKAVLRAHYALQRRRPLDPGLAVFGAYWNRGYACNPAAIEATVRELAPHLRTAWICMPEHAHTLPPGVLRLHPGSAAYWSALARARFLVSNVNLPHTYRKRPGQTHLQTHHGTPLKHMGLDLRPYPASAAGMDFGKLLERVDRWDFSLSANPHSSAVWERAYPAPYTTLEFGYPRNDVFHTATADDVTRIRAELGIPEGVTAVLYAPTHRDYHDGWHPPLDLARLATTLGPGFALLVRPHYFHDGQHSHGGQHSHDGQPQPLPESVLDVSAHPSVEELCLASDVLVTDFSSLMFDYANLDRPLVLHIPDREAYRAARGTYFDVTAAPPGLVAYGEDELTDILATGAHDAPHARELRAAFRARFCPYDDGRAAERVVRHVFLGEPLAALPPVLPPAERRPAPSPAACRRAATGPAGAHTRRPPEPEPPSAHPVPAS; this is encoded by the coding sequence GTGCCTCTTCTCAGCGTGATCGTCCCCGTCCACAAGGTGCAGGCGTATGTGCACGAGTGCCTGGACTCCGTCCTGACCCAGTCCTTCACCGACTTCGAACTGATAGCCGTCGACGACCACTCCCCCGACGGCTGCGGCGCGATACTGGACGCCTACGCCGAGGCCGACCCGCGCGTGAGCGTCATCCATCTGGCGCAGAACGGGGGCATGGGCCCGGCACGCAACGCCGGCACCCGCCGGGCCCGCGGGGACTACGTCCTCTACCTCGACAGCGACGACACCCTCACGCCCGGCGCCCTGCGCGCCGTCGCCGACCGGCTGGCCGCCACCGGCGACCCCGACGTGCTGGTGTTCGACTTCGCCCGCACCTACTGGGACGGCACCACCGTCCGCGACACCCGCGCCGACCTGCTCGACCAGGCCATCGGCCAGGAATCGGCGCCCGCCGTCGCCACCCTGGCCGAGCGCCCCGGGCTGCTGCGGCTGATGGCCGTCGCCTGGAACAAGGCGTACCGCCGCGACTTCCTCCAGCGCGAGGGGCTCAGCTTCCCCCCGGGCTGCTACGAGGACACCCCCTGGACCTTCCCCGCGTTGCTGACCGCGCGCGGCATAGCCACCCTCGACCGGGTGTGCGTGCACTACCGGCAGCGGCGCACGGGCAGCATCCTGTCGACCACCGGCCGGGGGCACTTCGACGTCTTCGCGCAGTACGACCGGCTGTTCGCCTTCCTGGACCGGCGCCCCGAACTGGAGCGCTGGCGGCCCGAGCTGTACCGGCGGATGGCCGACCACTTCGCCGTCATCCACAGCAGCGGCGGGCGGCTGCCGCGTTCGGCCCGCGCGGAGTTCCTGCGGCGCGGCCGTCAGCACTGCCGCCGCTACCGACCCGCCTCCTCCGAGGCCTTCCTCCGCCAGCCGCTCCGGCTGCGGCTGCGGCGGCTGCTGGTGCGGCTGGGCAGCCACCGCACCTTCCGGCTGCTCTCCCACGCCAGCAGGCTGCGTACGGCGGTCCGCACCCGGCTGCGCGGCCTGCGCGCGCTCGCCCGCAAGGCGGTGCTGCGCGCCCACTACGCGCTCCAGCGCCGCCGCCCACTGGACCCGGGCCTCGCCGTCTTCGGCGCCTACTGGAACCGCGGCTACGCCTGCAACCCCGCCGCGATCGAGGCCACCGTCCGCGAGCTGGCCCCGCACCTGCGCACGGCCTGGATCTGTATGCCCGAACACGCCCACACCCTGCCGCCCGGCGTGCTGCGGCTGCACCCGGGCTCGGCCGCGTACTGGAGCGCGCTCGCCCGCGCCCGCTTCCTCGTCAGCAACGTCAACCTCCCCCACACCTACCGCAAACGCCCTGGCCAGACCCATCTCCAGACCCACCACGGCACCCCGCTCAAGCACATGGGCCTGGACCTGCGGCCCTACCCGGCGAGCGCGGCGGGCATGGACTTCGGCAAGCTCCTGGAGCGCGTCGACCGCTGGGACTTCAGCCTCTCGGCCAACCCGCACTCCTCGGCGGTGTGGGAGCGCGCCTATCCGGCGCCGTACACGACGCTGGAGTTCGGCTATCCCCGCAACGACGTCTTCCACACCGCCACGGCCGACGACGTGACGCGAATACGCGCCGAACTGGGGATACCCGAGGGTGTCACCGCCGTGCTGTACGCGCCCACGCACCGCGACTACCACGACGGCTGGCACCCGCCCCTGGACCTCGCCCGGCTGGCCACCACGCTCGGCCCCGGCTTCGCCCTGCTGGTGCGCCCGCACTATTTCCATGACGGACAGCACAGTCACGGCGGACAGCACAGTCACGACGGGCAGCCGCAGCCACTGCCCGAGAGCGTGCTGGACGTCTCGGCGCACCCCTCGGTCGAGGAGCTGTGCCTGGCCTCGGACGTGCTGGTCACCGACTTCTCCTCCCTGATGTTCGACTACGCCAACCTCGACCGGCCCCTCGTGCTGCACATCCCCGACCGGGAGGCGTACCGGGCCGCGCGCGGCACCTACTTCGATGTGACGGCAGCGCCGCCGGGTCTCGTGGCGTACGGCGAGGACGAGCTGACCGACATCCTGGCCACCGGCGCCCACGACGCCCCCCACGCACGCGAGCTGCGGGCCGCCTTCCGCGCCCGCTTCTGCCCCTACGACGACGGGCGCGCCGCCGAGCGCGTGGTGCGGCACGTCTTCCTGGGCGAGCCGCTCGCCGCGCTGCCGCCCGTGCTCCCGCCCGCCGAGCGGCGTCCCGCGCCCTCGCCCGCCGCCTGTCGCCGCGCGGCCACCGGGCCGGCGGGCGCGCACACCCGCAGGCCGCCGGAGCCGGAGCCGCCCTCCGCCCATCCCGTACCCGCGAGCTGA
- a CDS encoding ABC transporter substrate-binding protein produces the protein MRNSRTPRTALALASAAALTLAAAGCAAEDEGSAWADSHKPTVDLPKLKGQKLQVAAVWTGDEEKNFRKVLDEFERRTGAKVEFVPTGDNVATYIGSKVEGGSPPDVAMMPQVGVLRQFAEKGWLKPLGKEALAESKKNFSKGWRDLGSYKGKQYGVYYKAANKSLIWYNTTAFDDAGVKEAKTWKSFVKDAQTLSDSGVDPVSVGGADGWTLTDWFENVYLSQAGPEKYDQLAEHKIKWTDPSVTRALETLGELFGQSHLLAGGNQGALQTDFPKSVTQAYGDIASPDAALVFEADFVGVNIEGDTKARIGKDAQVYPFPKVGDQSPVVTGGDAAAVLKQGKGAQALATFLASQDAAGIWAAEGGYISPNKELDLAAYPNAPQREIAKALTGAGNDFRFDMSDQAPAAFGGTKGEGEWKALQDFLKNPKDVKGTQQALEKAAAKAYEK, from the coding sequence ATGCGTAACTCACGCACGCCACGCACGGCTCTCGCACTCGCCTCCGCGGCAGCCCTGACGCTGGCAGCCGCCGGCTGCGCGGCCGAGGACGAGGGCAGCGCGTGGGCCGATTCGCACAAGCCGACCGTGGACCTGCCCAAGCTCAAGGGCCAAAAGCTCCAGGTCGCGGCCGTGTGGACGGGCGACGAGGAGAAGAACTTCCGCAAGGTGCTCGACGAGTTCGAGCGGCGCACCGGCGCCAAGGTGGAGTTCGTGCCCACGGGCGACAACGTCGCCACCTACATAGGCTCCAAGGTCGAGGGCGGCTCCCCGCCGGATGTGGCGATGATGCCGCAGGTGGGCGTGTTGCGGCAGTTCGCCGAGAAGGGCTGGCTCAAGCCGCTCGGCAAGGAGGCCCTCGCCGAGTCGAAGAAGAACTTCAGCAAGGGCTGGCGGGATCTGGGCTCGTACAAGGGCAAGCAGTACGGCGTCTACTACAAGGCCGCCAACAAGTCCCTGATCTGGTACAACACCACGGCCTTCGACGACGCGGGCGTCAAGGAGGCCAAGACCTGGAAGTCCTTCGTCAAGGACGCGCAGACCCTCTCCGACTCGGGCGTCGACCCGGTGTCGGTCGGCGGCGCCGACGGCTGGACGCTCACCGACTGGTTCGAGAACGTCTATCTCTCGCAGGCGGGCCCGGAGAAGTACGACCAGCTCGCCGAGCACAAGATCAAGTGGACGGACCCCAGCGTCACCCGGGCCCTGGAGACCCTCGGCGAGCTCTTCGGCCAGAGCCATCTGCTGGCGGGCGGCAACCAGGGCGCGCTCCAGACCGACTTCCCCAAGTCGGTGACCCAGGCCTACGGGGACATCGCCTCGCCGGACGCCGCGCTCGTCTTCGAGGCGGACTTCGTCGGCGTCAACATCGAGGGCGACACCAAGGCCCGCATCGGCAAGGACGCGCAGGTCTACCCGTTCCCGAAGGTCGGGGACCAGTCGCCGGTGGTCACGGGCGGCGACGCGGCTGCCGTGCTCAAGCAGGGCAAGGGCGCGCAGGCGCTCGCCACCTTCCTCGCCTCCCAGGACGCGGCCGGTATCTGGGCCGCCGAGGGCGGATACATCTCGCCCAACAAGGAGCTGGATCTGGCCGCCTATCCCAACGCGCCGCAGCGCGAGATCGCCAAGGCGCTGACCGGCGCGGGCAACGACTTCCGCTTCGACATGTCCGACCAGGCCCCCGCCGCGTTCGGCGGCACCAAGGGCGAGGGCGAGTGGAAGGCCCTCCAGGACTTCCTGAAGAACCCCAAGGACGTGAAGGGCACGCAGCAGGCCCTGGAGAAGGCCGCCGCCAAGGCGTACGAGAAGTGA
- a CDS encoding FAD-binding oxidoreductase, producing MPVQPPLPAQPPPPLRPARLLTGWGRTAPTGATVSHPRTVEEAVAVVRGCGARGSIARGLGRAYGDAAQNAGGTVLDTTGLDRVREIDARAGSVTCEAGVSLHRLMEVLLPLGWFVPVTPGTRYVTVGGAIGADIHGKNHHVSGSFTRHVRAMELLTADGEVRVLTPGTDLFDATSGGMGLTGVVLSATLQLLPVETSLMTVDTERLPDLDSLLATLAATDHRYRYSVAWVDLLARGTATGRAVLTRGDHAPLEALPPRLRTAPLAFRPGRLPSAPRALPSGLLRGSTVGVFNKLWYHKAPRRRRGEVQKLASFFHPLDGLPHWNRVYGSAGFVQWQCVVGHEHDDALRRIVRLISRRSCPSFLAVLKRFGAGDPGWLSFPAEGWTLALDIPAGLPGLAEFLDQLDGEVAEAGGRLYLAKDARMRPELLSAMYPRLADFRALRAELDPRGVFTSDLARRLGL from the coding sequence ATGCCCGTTCAGCCTCCGCTGCCCGCGCAGCCCCCGCCGCCCCTCCGCCCCGCACGGCTCCTCACCGGCTGGGGCAGGACAGCCCCCACCGGCGCGACGGTCTCGCACCCCCGCACCGTGGAGGAGGCCGTGGCGGTCGTGCGCGGGTGCGGGGCGCGCGGCAGCATCGCGCGCGGCCTGGGCAGGGCGTACGGCGACGCGGCGCAGAACGCGGGCGGCACCGTCCTGGACACCACGGGCCTGGACCGGGTGCGCGAGATCGACGCCCGCGCCGGATCGGTGACCTGCGAGGCGGGGGTCAGCCTGCACCGGCTGATGGAGGTGCTGCTGCCGCTGGGCTGGTTCGTGCCGGTCACCCCCGGGACCCGCTATGTGACGGTGGGCGGGGCGATCGGCGCGGACATCCACGGCAAGAACCACCACGTCTCCGGCTCCTTCACCCGGCACGTGCGCGCCATGGAGCTGCTGACGGCCGACGGCGAGGTGCGGGTCCTCACCCCCGGCACAGACCTGTTCGACGCGACCTCGGGCGGCATGGGCCTGACAGGGGTCGTGCTGAGCGCGACGCTCCAGCTGCTTCCGGTGGAGACGTCGCTGATGACCGTGGACACCGAACGGCTGCCCGACCTCGACTCGCTGCTGGCCACGCTCGCCGCCACCGACCACCGCTACCGCTACTCGGTGGCCTGGGTCGACCTGCTGGCGCGCGGCACGGCGACCGGGCGCGCCGTCCTCACCCGGGGGGACCACGCCCCGCTGGAGGCGCTGCCCCCGCGGCTGCGTACCGCGCCGCTCGCCTTCCGCCCCGGGCGGCTGCCATCCGCGCCGCGCGCGCTGCCCAGCGGGCTGCTGCGCGGCAGCACCGTCGGCGTGTTCAACAAGCTCTGGTACCACAAGGCGCCCCGCAGGCGGCGGGGCGAGGTGCAGAAGCTGGCCTCCTTCTTCCACCCGCTGGACGGGCTGCCGCACTGGAACCGGGTCTACGGCAGCGCGGGCTTCGTGCAGTGGCAGTGCGTGGTGGGCCACGAGCACGACGACGCGCTGCGCCGCATCGTGCGGCTCATCTCGCGGCGCTCGTGCCCCAGCTTCCTCGCCGTCCTCAAACGGTTCGGCGCGGGCGACCCCGGCTGGCTGTCCTTCCCCGCCGAGGGCTGGACGCTGGCGCTGGACATCCCCGCCGGGCTGCCGGGGCTCGCGGAGTTCCTCGACCAGCTGGACGGCGAGGTCGCCGAGGCGGGCGGCCGGCTGTACCTCGCCAAGGACGCGCGGATGCGACCCGAACTGCTGTCCGCGATGTATCCGAGGCTGGCCGACTTCCGCGCGCTGCGCGCCGAGCTGGACCCGCGCGGGGTCTTCACCTCGGACCTGGCCCGCCGGCTGGGCCTGTGA
- a CDS encoding carbohydrate ABC transporter permease, whose product MTQAAAGTATHEGESAATSGSAKAPGVGGTSASPAPSAPSGASSSTGSTGSTGSTGSGRRISVMRRRPWISVAFLLPALVLLGALVAYPIVYSVFRSFMSADGSSFAGVDNFHEVFTDDTTLTAFRNNLIWVIVAPALCTALGLIFAVLTERVRWGTAFKLLIFMPMAISMLASGIIFRLVYEQDPARGVANAMWTSVHDTFADTSPWPDARPRNDAPLTASGGGAYTTKGTVDTTSPASLPLVGIPPKEAADAVPAKVPAKSGDGKVTGTVWLDFVKGGRSEHGKVDQSEKALAGIKVQAVKDGHKVAEATTAEDGTFTLPAAADGARLKLPATNFAAPYNGVDWLGPTLVTPAIIGSYIWMWAGFAMVLIAAGLAGVPRELLEQARVDGANEWKVFRKITVPLLAPVLGVVTVTLMINVLKIFDLVYIISPGASQRDANVLALQLYLKSFGGGANQGVGSALAVILLLLVVPVMVLNIRRLRRESRR is encoded by the coding sequence ATGACCCAGGCCGCGGCGGGCACCGCCACCCACGAGGGTGAGTCGGCCGCGACCTCCGGGTCGGCCAAGGCACCGGGCGTAGGCGGCACTTCCGCCTCGCCCGCCCCGTCCGCCCCGTCCGGCGCTTCAAGCTCCACCGGCTCCACCGGCTCCACCGGCTCCACCGGCTCCGGCCGGCGCATCTCGGTGATGCGGCGGCGGCCCTGGATCTCGGTGGCGTTCCTGCTTCCCGCGCTGGTGCTGCTCGGCGCGCTGGTGGCCTACCCCATCGTCTACTCGGTCTTCCGCAGCTTCATGAGCGCGGACGGCTCGTCCTTCGCCGGGGTGGACAACTTCCATGAGGTCTTCACCGACGACACCACGCTGACCGCGTTCCGCAACAACCTCATATGGGTCATCGTCGCGCCCGCGCTGTGTACGGCGCTCGGCCTCATCTTCGCGGTGCTGACCGAACGGGTGCGCTGGGGCACGGCGTTCAAGCTGCTGATCTTCATGCCGATGGCCATCTCGATGCTGGCCTCGGGCATCATCTTCCGGCTCGTCTACGAGCAGGACCCGGCCCGCGGCGTCGCCAACGCCATGTGGACCTCCGTGCACGACACGTTCGCCGACACCTCGCCCTGGCCGGACGCGCGCCCCCGCAACGACGCGCCGCTGACCGCCTCGGGCGGCGGCGCCTACACCACCAAGGGCACCGTCGACACCACGAGCCCCGCCTCCCTGCCGCTGGTCGGTATCCCGCCCAAGGAGGCGGCGGACGCCGTGCCCGCCAAGGTGCCCGCCAAGAGCGGGGACGGGAAGGTCACCGGCACCGTCTGGCTCGACTTCGTCAAGGGCGGGCGCAGCGAGCACGGCAAGGTCGACCAGAGCGAGAAGGCGCTCGCCGGCATCAAGGTGCAGGCGGTCAAGGACGGCCACAAGGTCGCCGAGGCGACCACGGCTGAGGACGGCACCTTCACGCTTCCGGCCGCCGCCGACGGCGCCCGGCTCAAGCTGCCCGCCACCAACTTCGCCGCGCCCTACAACGGCGTCGACTGGCTGGGCCCCACGCTGGTGACGCCCGCCATCATCGGCTCCTACATCTGGATGTGGGCGGGCTTCGCGATGGTGCTGATAGCGGCCGGACTCGCCGGGGTGCCCCGCGAACTGCTGGAGCAGGCGCGGGTGGACGGCGCGAACGAGTGGAAGGTCTTCCGGAAGATAACGGTGCCGTTGCTGGCCCCGGTACTCGGTGTCGTGACCGTCACCCTCATGATCAACGTGCTCAAGATCTTCGACCTCGTCTACATCATCTCGCCAGGGGCCTCCCAACGGGACGCCAACGTCCTGGCACTCCAGCTCTATCTGAAGTCCTTCGGAGGCGGCGCCAACCAGGGTGTGGGCAGCGCGCTCGCGGTGATCCTGCTGCTGCTGGTGGTGCCTGTGATGGTTCTCAATATCCGCCGCCTTCGGAGGGAGTCGCGCCGATGA